A single genomic interval of Mangifera indica cultivar Alphonso chromosome 5, CATAS_Mindica_2.1, whole genome shotgun sequence harbors:
- the LOC123216228 gene encoding serine/threonine protein phosphatase 2A regulatory subunit B''alpha-like, giving the protein MDIDEVEDFPCLDPELLQLQELSSLTIKLRPQLAEELFARWLSLPDTVRLVKSLIADAKAGVPINGLGNSSTVNFSGSNSLPSTFPAGSTPPLSPRSSSGSPHSPRISKQRSSHSSLGSPLKFSIEPVQEVIPQFYFKNGYPPSKELKEECLSRINHRFNNPLGGLQIDEFKLVTKEICRLPSFFSFALFRKIDIDCTGIVTRDAFIRYWVDDNMVTMDTATKIYKILKQPDCEYLTQGDFKPILRELLASHPGLEFLHGTPEFQERYAETVIYRIFYHINRSENGRLTLGELKRGNLIAAMQHVDEEEDINKVLRYFSYEHFYVIYCKFWELDTDRDFLIEKENLVRYGNHALTYRIVDRIFSQVPRKFSSGVEGKMNYEDFVYFILSEEDKSSEPSIKYWFKCIDLDENGVLTLNEMQFFYEEQLHRMECISQEPVFFEDILCQIVDMIAPQREDCITLRDLKGCKLSGNVFNILFNLNKFIAFESRDPFLIRQEREDPSLTEWDRFARREYIRLSMEEDVDNVSNGSAEPWEGSLEAPF; this is encoded by the exons ATGGATATTGATGAAGTGGAGGATTTTCCTTGTTTGGACCCCGAGCTTTTGCAGCTTCAAGAGCTTTCTTCTTTAACGATCAAACTGAGACCACAACTTGCTGAGGAGTTATTTGCTCGGTGGCTTTCGCTACCAGATACCGTCCGactg GTAAAATCTTTGATTGCTGATGCTAAGGCAGGTGTCCCGATTAATGGACTTGGGAACTCTTCTACTGTGAATTTTTCTGGGAGCAATTCATTGCCTTCAACGTTTCCTGCTGGTAGTACACCTCCACTCTCACCCAGAAGTTCTTCTGGTTCTCCCCATTCCCCTCGCATTTCAAAACAGAGAAGTAGCCATTCATCTCTTGGGTCTCCATTAAAATTCTCCATTGAACCGGTGCAAGAAGTCATACCACAG TTCTATTTCAAAAATGGCTACCCTCCATCAAAGGAACTAAAAGAAGAATGTCTTTCGAGAATTAATCACCGTTTCAATAATCCTCTTGGCGGATTGCAGATTGATG AGTTTAAACTAGTTACAAAGGAAATATGCCGGCTACcatcctttttctcttttgcacTTTTTAGAAAGATAGACATTGACTGCACTGGCATAGTGACCAG AGATGCATTTATTAGGTACTGGGTTGATGACAATATGGTGACAATGGATACAGcaactaaaatatataaaattttaaagcaaCCAGACTGTGAATACCTTACTCAG GGTGACTTCAAACCTATCCTTCGAGAACTTTTGGCATCCCATCCGGGTCTGGAGTTCCTACATGGCACACCTGAATTTCAAGAAAGATATG CTGAAACTGTCATATACagaatattttatcatatcaaTAGATCAGAAAATGGTCGTCTCACCCTCGGGGAGCTGAAACGTGGAAATTTGATTGCTGCCATGCAACATGTAGATGAGGAAGAGGACATTAACAAAGTTCTGAG GTACTTTTCATATGAGCACTTTTATGTTATATACTGCAAGTTTTGGGAACTAGATACGGACCGTGATTTCTTAATTGAAAAGGAGAACCTAGTCAGATATGGCAATCATGCCCTTACGTATAGGATCGTTGATAGGATATTTTCACAG GTCCCAAGGAAGTTTTCTAGTGGGGTTGAAGGGAAGATGAATTATGAAGATTTTGTTTACTTCATTCTTTCAGAAGAAGACAAATCATCTGAGCCTAGTATCAAGTATTG GTTCAAGTGTATAGATTTGGATGAAAATGGAGTGCTTACACTTAATGAAATGCAATTCTTCTATGAGGAGCAGCTGCATCGTATGGAATGCATTTCCCAAGAGCCTGTGTTTTTTGAGGATATTTTATGTCAAATAGTTGACATGATTGCTCCacag AGGGAAGATTGTATAACACTTCGTGACTTGAAGGGATGCAAATTATCAGGAAATGTTTTCAATATCCTTTTCAATCTTAACAAGTTTATTGCCTTTGAATCTCGGGATCCATTTCTGATTCGCCAG GAACGTGAGGATCCATCTTTGACAGAGTGGGATCGCTTTGCACGTAGAGAGTATATCAGGCTTTCTATGGAAGAAGATGTTGACAATGTCTCAAATGGAAGTGCTGAACCTTGGGAGGGATCACTTGAAGCTCCTTTTTAA
- the LOC123216211 gene encoding piriformospora indica-insensitive protein 2, with product MAVPVSLFSVLLFINLLSFCLFSNQQPLLDSLEQDAVYQVLHSINPTIPWRSLFSDDLCSSPPHGVVCGYFIEPTNNTVSHLQTETFHITELNFGYVSDYTPNPPCTPNSTLSPLIFTSFKYLRKLFFYQCFTETPVSVPDNLPESFGSSLEELVFIENPSLVGSLSGIIASYPHLRRLVFTGNGVYGNVPDEVGELVDLEELTLSRNKLSGGVSFGLAKLKKLRVLDLSQNYFDGNVPDEMGNLTELLKLDLSNNNFSGKIPESFGSLKSLEFLDLSFNRFGNFGVPLFLAEMPRLRELYLSGNLLGGQIPEIWENLRGILGIGFSSMNLVGEIPASMGLHLKNLSYLRLDNNKLEGGVPEEFGVLEFVSEINLENNNLSGRVPFSAKFSSKVGHKLKLNGNPDLCVGEGFSISKNVSGSLGHLKLCKKPDIPNAVQINGGSSLGLLAYFHVLLFLGFFILFAW from the coding sequence ATGGCCGTTCCTGTTTCTCTCTTCTCCGTCCTCCTCTTCATAAATCTCTTGTCCTTTTGCCTCTTCTCGAACCAGCAACCTCTTCTTGACTCCCTTGAGCAAGACGCTGTTTATCAAGTCCTTCACTCCATTAACCCTACTATTCCTTGGCGTTCACTCTTTTCCGACGACCTTTGTTCGTCTCCTCCCCATGGTGTCGTTTGTGGATACTTCATTGAGCCCACCAACAACACCGTTTCCCACCTTCAAACCGAGACGTTTCACATTACTGAGCTAAATTTTGGGTATGTTTCCGATTACACGCCAAACCCGCCTTGTACTCCAAACTCTACTCTCAGTCCTCTTATTTTCACCTCCTTCAAGTACCTTCGCAAGCTCTTCTTCTATCAATGCTTCACCGAAACGCCCGTTTCCGTTCCTGATAACCTTCCAGAGAGTTTCGGGTCAAGTCTTGAGGAGCTGGTGTTTATTGAGAACCCATCATTGGTTGGTTCTCTGAGTGGCATTATCGCAAGCTATCCTCACCTCAGGAGGTTAGTTTTCACAGGGAATGGAGTTTATGGTAACGTTCCAGATGAAGTTGGTGAGCTGGTTGATCTTGAAGAGCTTACACTTTCGAGAAACAAACTAAGCGGTGGGGTTTCATTTGGTTTGGCTAAGTTGAAAAAACTGAGAGTTCTTGATTTAAGCCAAAACTATTTTGACGGAAATGTCCCTGATGAGATGGGTAATCTTACAGAGTTGTTAAAGCTTGATTTGAGTAACAATAACTTTTCTGGTAAAATCCCAGAGAGTTTTGGTTCCTTGAAGAGTTTGGAGTTTCTTGATCTGAGTTTTAACCGCTTTGGTAACTTTGGGGTACCTCTGTTCTTAGCTGAGATGCCGAGACTGAGAGAATTGTATTTGAGTGGGAATTTGTTAGGAGGGCAGATCCCAGAAATATGGGAAAAtctgaggggtattttggggataGGATTTTCTTCGATGAATCTTGTTGGGGAAATCCCAGCTTCAATGGGCCTGCACTTGAAGAACTTGAGCTACTTGAGGCTGGATAACAATAAACTTGAAGGAGGTGTGCCTGAGGAGTTTGGTGTTTTGGAGTTTGTGAGCGAAATCAATCTGGAGAACAATAATTTAAGCGGTAGAGTTCCATTTTCTGCCAAATTTAGCTCAAAAGTTGGGCACAAATTGAAGTTAAATGGCAATCCAGATTTATGTGTTGGTGAAGGTTTCAGCATTAGCAAGAATGTTAGTGGCAGCCTGGGGCACTTGAAGTTGTGCAAGAAGCCTGATATTCCCAATGCAGTCCAAATCAATGGCGGTTCTTCTTTAGGGCTGTTGGCATATTTTCATGTGCTGTTGTTTCTTggattttttattctctttgcTTGGTAA
- the LOC123217773 gene encoding LOW QUALITY PROTEIN: CRIB domain-containing protein RIC7-like (The sequence of the model RefSeq protein was modified relative to this genomic sequence to represent the inferred CDS: deleted 2 bases in 1 codon), with product MSNNKMKGLLKGLRYISQMFENEKEAEMQIGYPTDVKHVAHIGLDGQSDVKPAAPRFVSAPLILGERNQATMQTVQAIMQTVLQHETCLMCGKQQDATHPQVPRLRPPKEKPEKTKQSKKSLNVGKSKEPSQSQEGDSPTKRPEIPKKSRRKKSESMEGSSRSSRSRRAHGHKDQTSESELVSRAADHCQNSSEGGEDKGFIGIS from the exons ATGTCAAACAATAAGATGAAGGGCCTCTTAAAAGGCCTGAGATATATTTCTCAAATGTTTG AAAATGAGAAAGAGGCTGAAATGCAGATTGGTTATCCCACTGATGTAAAGCATGTTGCCCATATAGGATTGGATGGTCAATCG GACGTGAAACCAGCAGCACCCAGATTCGTATCGGCACCTTTAATTCTTGGGGAGAGG AATCAAGCAACAATGCAAACAGTTCAAGCAATAATGCAAACTGTTCTCCAGCACGAGACTTGCCTGATGTGCGGAAAGCAACAAGACGCCACGCATCCGCAGGTTCCGCGGCTGAGACCCCC GAAGGAGAAGCCAGAAAAAACTAAGCAATCAAAAAAGTCACTTAATGTTGGCAAATCCAAAGAACCAAGCCAAAGCCAAGAGGGTGACTCACCCACCAAACGACCTGAAATTCCCAAAAAATCTCGGAGGAAGAAATCTGAGTCCATGGAGGGATCGTCCAGATCTTCAAGATCAAGGAGAGCTCATGGGCACAAGGATCAAACTTCTGAATCTGAGTTGGTATCCAGAGCAGCTGATCATTGTCAAAATTCTTCTGAGGGAGGGGAAGACAAGGGATTTATAGGGATTTCTTGA
- the LOC123216218 gene encoding casein kinase 1-like protein 6 isoform X1 produces the protein MDHVIGGKFKLGRKIGNGSFGELYLGVNIQTGEEIAVKLEPVKTKHPQLHYESKLYMLLQGGTGIPHLKWFGVEGEYNIMVIDLLGPSLEDLFNYCNRKFTLKTVLMLADQLINRVEYMHSRGFLHRDIKPDNFLMGLGRKANQVYIIDYGLAKKYRDLQTHRHIAYRENKNLTGTARYASVNTHLGVEQSRRDDLESLGYVLMYFLRGSLPWQGLKAGTKKQKYDKISEKKVSTPIEMLCKSYPSEFVSYFHYCRSLRFEDKPDYSYLKRLFRDLFIREGFQFDYVFDWTVLKYPQISSSSRGRHNSGKVAGAPGPAAEKPERLSVGKEIRDRFSGAVEAFSRKNNFGTLHREHTRHKTAEDLPSSKQVIPDTDKGQSSSRYGSTSRKAIISSSKPSSSGEFSESRSSRLVSSSGRLSTTQRTQPGYDSRQSSFSRTAGGRSNHDDPLRSFEMLSIRK, from the exons ATGGACCATGTGATTGGGGGCAAGTTTAAGCTTGGGAGGAAGATTGGGAATGGCTCGTTCGGAGAACTCTATTTAG GTGTCAATATCCAAACTGGAGAAGAAATTGCTGTTAAACTG GAACCTGTGAAGACCAAGCATCCACAGCTTCACTATGAGTCGAAATTGTACATGCTTCTTCAAGGAGGAA CGGGAATTCCCCACCTCAAGTGGTTTGGAGTTGAGGGGGAGTACAATATCATGGTTATTGACCTGCTTGGGCCCAGTTTGGAAGATCTGTTCAACTATTGCAATAGGAAGTTCACTTTGAAAACTGTGTTGATGCTTGCTGATCAATTA ATTAATAGAGTTGAATACATGCATTCAAGAGGTTTTCTTCACCGTGACATAAAACCTGACAACTTCTTAATGGGCCTTGGCCGCAAAGCGAATCAG GTTTATATCATTGACTATGGCCTTGCAAAAAAGTATAGGGATCTTCAGACTCACCGGCACATTGCATACAG GGAAAATAAGAATCTCACCGGCACAGCTCGCTATGCAAGTGTCAACACCCACCTTGGTGTTG AGCAAAGCCGAAGGGATGATTTGGAGTCGCTTGGTTATGTCCTAATGTATTTCCTTAGAGGAAG TCTTCCCTGGCAAGGACTAAAAGCTGGCacaaaaaagcaaaaatatgATAAGATCAGTGAAAAGAAGGTGTCAACTCCAATAGAG ATGCTTTGTAAATCATATCCATCTGAGTTTGTTTCATACTTTCACTACTGTCGGTCATTGCGGTTTGAGGACAAACCAGATTATTCATATTTGAAGAGGCTTTTCCGAGACTTATTTATTCGAGAAG GGTTTCAGTTCGACTATGTATTTGATTGGACTGTATTGAAGTACCCTCAGATTAGTTCCAGCTCTAGAGGAAGG CATAACAGTGGGAAGGTGGCTGGAGCTCCTGGACCGGCTGCAGAGAAACCAGAAAGGTTATCGG TTGGGAAAGAGATTCGAGACAGATTCTCGGGTGCAGTTGAAGCATTTtccagaaaaaataattttggtaCTCTGCATCGTGAACATACAAGACACAAGACAGCAGAGGACTTACCTTCATCCAAGCAGGTG ATTCCTGATACTGATAAAGGACAAAGTTCCTCTCGATATGGTAGCACTTCAAGAAAGGCTATCATCTCAAGCAGTAAGCCAAGTTCATCTGGTGAATTCAGTGAGTCCCGCTCTAGCCGATTAGTCTCCAGCAGTGGCCGATTGTCTACCACACAAAGGACCCAACCTGGATATGACTCTAGACAATCATCTTTCTCCCGCACTGCTGGCGGTAGAAGCAACCATGATGATCCACTTCGGAGTTTTGAGATGCTCTCAATCAGGAAATGA
- the LOC123216219 gene encoding vacuolar protein sorting-associated protein 2 homolog 3, with protein MSIFSRKPNPREALRESKREMQHATRGIEKEIGSLQLEEKKLVAEIKRTAKTGNEGATKILAQQLIRLRKQIANLQGSRAQIRGIATHTQAMHAQSSVAVGMKGATKAMAAMSKQMDPTKQVKVVREFQKQSAQMDMTTEMMSEAIDDALDNDEAEEETEELTNQVLDEIGIDVASQLTAAPKGKVAGKSTADANNSGIDELEQRLAALRNP; from the exons ATGAGCATATTCTCCCGAAAACCTAACCCTAGAG AGGCTCTTCGAGAGAGCAAGCGAGAAATGCAACACGCGACCAGAG GTATAGAGAAGGAAATTGGATCACTGCAATTGGAA GAGAAGAAGCTTGTTGCTGAGATTAAGAGAACTGCTAAAACTGGAAATGAG GGAGCGACTAAAATTCTGGCACAGCAACTAATAAGGCTTAGGAAACAAATAGCTAATCTACAGGGTAGTCGTGCTCAAATAAGAGGCATAGCCACTCATACACAG GCTATGCATGCACAGTCCTCAGTTGCTGTTGGCATGAAAGGGGCTACTAAGGCAATGGCAGCTATGAGCAAG CAAATGGACCCTACAAAGCAAGTGAAGGTTGTACGGGAATTTCAGAAGCAGTCAGCACAAATGGACATGACT ACTGAAATGATGTCTGAAGCCATTGATGATGCCTTGGACAATGACGAGGCTGAAGAAGAAACTGAAGAGCTGACAAATCAG GTGCTAGATGAAATTGGTATTGATGTTGCTTCACAG TTGACGGCAGCTCCAAAAGGCAAGGTTGCTGGAAAAAGTACAGCTGATGCCAACAA TTCGGGCATTGATGAACTTGAGCAGCGGTTGGCAGCTCTCAGAAATCCATGA
- the LOC123216218 gene encoding casein kinase 1-like protein 6 isoform X2 — MDHVIGGKFKLGRKIGNGSFGELYLGVNIQTGEEIAVKLEPVKTKHPQLHYESKLYMLLQGGTGIPHLKWFGVEGEYNIMVIDLLGPSLEDLFNYCNRKFTLKTVLMLADQLINRVEYMHSRGFLHRDIKPDNFLMGLGRKANQVYIIDYGLAKKYRDLQTHRHIAYRENKNLTGTARYASVNTHLGVEQSRRDDLESLGYVLMYFLRGSLPWQGLKAGTKKQKYDKISEKKVSTPIEMLCKSYPSEFVSYFHYCRSLRFEDKPDYSYLKRLFRDLFIREGFQFDYVFDWTVLKYPQISSSSRGRHNSGKVAGAPGPAAEKPERLSVGKEIRDRFSGAVEAFSRKNNFGTLHREHTRHKTAEDLPSSKQIPDTDKGQSSSRYGSTSRKAIISSSKPSSSGEFSESRSSRLVSSSGRLSTTQRTQPGYDSRQSSFSRTAGGRSNHDDPLRSFEMLSIRK; from the exons ATGGACCATGTGATTGGGGGCAAGTTTAAGCTTGGGAGGAAGATTGGGAATGGCTCGTTCGGAGAACTCTATTTAG GTGTCAATATCCAAACTGGAGAAGAAATTGCTGTTAAACTG GAACCTGTGAAGACCAAGCATCCACAGCTTCACTATGAGTCGAAATTGTACATGCTTCTTCAAGGAGGAA CGGGAATTCCCCACCTCAAGTGGTTTGGAGTTGAGGGGGAGTACAATATCATGGTTATTGACCTGCTTGGGCCCAGTTTGGAAGATCTGTTCAACTATTGCAATAGGAAGTTCACTTTGAAAACTGTGTTGATGCTTGCTGATCAATTA ATTAATAGAGTTGAATACATGCATTCAAGAGGTTTTCTTCACCGTGACATAAAACCTGACAACTTCTTAATGGGCCTTGGCCGCAAAGCGAATCAG GTTTATATCATTGACTATGGCCTTGCAAAAAAGTATAGGGATCTTCAGACTCACCGGCACATTGCATACAG GGAAAATAAGAATCTCACCGGCACAGCTCGCTATGCAAGTGTCAACACCCACCTTGGTGTTG AGCAAAGCCGAAGGGATGATTTGGAGTCGCTTGGTTATGTCCTAATGTATTTCCTTAGAGGAAG TCTTCCCTGGCAAGGACTAAAAGCTGGCacaaaaaagcaaaaatatgATAAGATCAGTGAAAAGAAGGTGTCAACTCCAATAGAG ATGCTTTGTAAATCATATCCATCTGAGTTTGTTTCATACTTTCACTACTGTCGGTCATTGCGGTTTGAGGACAAACCAGATTATTCATATTTGAAGAGGCTTTTCCGAGACTTATTTATTCGAGAAG GGTTTCAGTTCGACTATGTATTTGATTGGACTGTATTGAAGTACCCTCAGATTAGTTCCAGCTCTAGAGGAAGG CATAACAGTGGGAAGGTGGCTGGAGCTCCTGGACCGGCTGCAGAGAAACCAGAAAGGTTATCGG TTGGGAAAGAGATTCGAGACAGATTCTCGGGTGCAGTTGAAGCATTTtccagaaaaaataattttggtaCTCTGCATCGTGAACATACAAGACACAAGACAGCAGAGGACTTACCTTCATCCAAGCAG ATTCCTGATACTGATAAAGGACAAAGTTCCTCTCGATATGGTAGCACTTCAAGAAAGGCTATCATCTCAAGCAGTAAGCCAAGTTCATCTGGTGAATTCAGTGAGTCCCGCTCTAGCCGATTAGTCTCCAGCAGTGGCCGATTGTCTACCACACAAAGGACCCAACCTGGATATGACTCTAGACAATCATCTTTCTCCCGCACTGCTGGCGGTAGAAGCAACCATGATGATCCACTTCGGAGTTTTGAGATGCTCTCAATCAGGAAATGA
- the LOC123216229 gene encoding rab GTPase-activating protein 22: MASLFRRKSGNDDLQAFYPIRPECVADVPKARFRNRAGKTLSPRRWQAAFSDDGHLDIAKVLRRIQRGGIHPQIKGFVWEFLLGCFDPNSTFDERSKLRERRREQFCGWKTECQNMVPTIGSGKIITTAIVSDDGQLLQDPLANNDSQDQDCLVKSAISDKKVLQWMLYLPQIGLDVVRTDRALVFYESEVNQAKLWDVLAIYSWVDNDIGYVQGMNDIASPMVILLENEADAYWCFEHAMRRLRENFRTTTSSIGVQAQLSTLSQIIKTIDPKLHQHLEDLDGGEYLFAFRMLMVLFRREFSFVDALYLWELMWAMEYNPNIFSADESNSNNNGACILNDKQLKRYGKFVRKNVKSGQSDQHSALAVFLVASVLETKNKKLLKEAKGLDDVVKILGDITGNLDAKKACHEALKIQKKYLNKTKK, from the exons ATGGCGAGCCTATTTCGCAGGAAATCTGGAAATGATGATCTTCAAGCCTTTTATCCAATTCGACCCGAATGCGTTGCTGACGTCCCCAAGGCCCGTTTTAGAAACCGG GCTGGGAAAACTCTTAGTCCAAGAAGATGGCAAGCCGCATTCTCTGATGATGGTCATTTGGATATAGCAAAAGTGCTTAGACGAATCCAAAGAGGG GGTATTCACCCTCAAATCAAAGGGTTCGTATGGGAGTTCTTGTTGGGTTGCTTTGATCCCAACAGCACCTTTGACGAACGAAGTAAACTGAGGGAACGAAGGAG GGAACAATTTTGTGGATGGAAAACTGAATGTCAAAACATGGTTCCCACCATTGGTAGTGGAAAGATAATTACAACTGCTATTGTATCTGATGACGGGCAATTGTTACAAGATCCTTTAGCAAACAATGATTCACAAGATCAGGATTGCCTTGTAAAAAGTGCTATTTCTGATAAAAAAGTGCTTCAATGGATGCTTTACTTGCCTCAAATTG GTTTGGATGTTGTTCGCACAGATCGAGCTCTTGTCTTTTATGAGAGTGAAGTGAATCAGGCAAAACTTTGGGATGTTCTTGCAATTTATTCATGGGTTGACAATGATATTGGTTATGTTCAAG GAATGAATGATATTGCCTCACCAATGGTAATTCTTCTTGAAAATGAAGCAGATGCCTATTGGTGTTTTGAGCATGCAATGCGAAGACTG AGAGAAAACTTTAGAACCACTACAAGTTCAATAGGGGTGCAAGCACAGTTAAGCACACTCTcacaaattattaaaaccatTGATCCTAAGCTTCATCAACACCTTG AGGATCTAGATGGCGGAGAGTATTTGTTTGCATTCCGCATGCTGATGGTTCTTTTCCGGAGAGAATTTTCCTTTGTGGATGCATTGTATCTTTGGGAG CTGATGTGGGCCATGGAATACAACCCAAACATCTTTTCAGCCgatgagtcaaattcaaataacaATGGTGCATGTATACTAAATGACAAGCAGCTAAAGCGGTATGGAAAGTTTGTGAGAAAAAATGTGAAGTCTGGACAGTCGGACCAACATAGTGCGCTTGCTGTTTTTCTTGTAGCAAGTGTTCTTGAGACCAAGAATAAGAAACTTTTGAAGGAGGCCAAGGGTCTGGATGATGTTGTCAAG attttgggTGACATTACTGGAAATTTGGATGCTAAAAAGGCATGTCACGAGGCATTGAAGATTCAGAAAAAGTATCTTAATAAG ACCAAGAAGTGA